A window from Setaria italica strain Yugu1 chromosome VIII, Setaria_italica_v2.0, whole genome shotgun sequence encodes these proteins:
- the LOC101769585 gene encoding wall-associated receptor kinase 5 isoform X1 has protein sequence MASLQLVFELGKNAIFPTNYLAIPYIFDTDINECDLRKSNPEKYEKLYPCYSGSTCHDTQGSYKCKCKFGLKGDGKSEKGCQPIFPVWAIPILGIIVVAVVATFAIFEVKRRKHRRFFDRNGGDILKSMGINIFTEGQLKKITNGYKKSIGEGAFGKVYIGVTDDSQQVAVKCSTAKGEVLPQEEFVNEITFQFRISHTNLVRLVGCCLETDVPMLVFEFVPRGSLHSVLHGAGKTLPLSMPVRLDIAIGSAEALAYMHSHGGHNHVHGDIKSGNILLDDNLTPKVSDFGSAKLVSVASRYSKWCVSGDMSYIDPIYIKSGRFTEKSDVYSFGVVLLELVTRKPAKYGDNSLYIDFIRSFKEEGNGRKMYDEDILSGEDARSYHHMECLDRISRLAVQCLKEDVDERPTMAEVVEELKEVKAIASGGSSSVAS, from the exons ATGGCAAGTTTGCAATTAGTGTTCGAGCTCGGCAAAAATGCAATTTTCCCAACTAACTATTTGGCTATCCCATATATCTTTGACACAGATATTAACGAGTGTGATCTTCGGAAATCAAATCCTGAGAAGTATGAAAAATTATATCCTTGTTATAGTGGTAGCACATGCCATGATACACAGGGTAGTTACAAGTGCAAATGCAAATTTGGTCTAAAAGGAGATGGTAAAAGTGAGAAAGGATGCCAGCCCATATTTCCAGTATGGGCAATACCAATATTAG GAATAATTGTTGTCGCCGTCGTAGCAACTTTCGCAATTTTTGAGGTAAAGAGGCGAAAGCACAGGAGGTTTTTCGACAGAAACGGCGGTGACATACTCAAGAGCATGGGCATTAACATCTTCACGGAGGGTCAGCTGAAGAAAATCACAAACGGCTACAAAAAATCTATCGGAGAAGGTGCCTTTGGCAAGGTCTACATAGGGGTAACTGATGACTCCCAACAGGTTGCGGTTAAGTGCTCTACTGCGAAAGGCGAGGTTCTTCCGCAGGAGGAGTTCGTTAACGAGATCACCTTCCAGTTCCGCATCAGCCATACTaaccttgtccgcctcgtcggGTGCTGCCTCGAGACAGATGTTCCCATGCTTGTCTTCGAGTTTGTCCCCAGAGGCAGCCTACACAGCGTCCTCCATGGCGCCGGCAAGACACTCCCTCTGTCCATGCCAGTGCGCCTGGACATTGCCATTGGCTCAGCGGAAGCTCTTGCCTACATGCACTCACACGGTGGCCACAACCACGTCCATGGCGATATCAAGTCCGgcaacatcctcctcgacgaTAATCTCACACCCAAGGTCTCTGATTTCGGGTCGGCGAAGCTCGTGTCCGTCGCAAGCAGGTACTCCAAGTGGTGTGTGTCCGGGGACATGAGCTACATAGACCCAATATACATAAAGTCTGGCCGCTTCACGGAgaagagcgacgtgtacagctttgGTGTGGTGCTCTTGGAGCTCGTCACGAGGAAGCCGGCCAAGTACGGGGACAATAGCCTCTACATAGACTTCATCAGGTCCTTCAAGGAGGAGGGAAATGGAAGGAAGATGTATGACGAAGATATCTTGTCTGGTGAGGATGCCCGATCATATCATCACATGGAATGCCTGGACAGGATCAGTAGGCTCGCGGTCCAATGTCTCAAGGAAGACGTGGATGAGAGACCGACCATGGctgaggtggtggaggagcttAAGGAAGTGAAGGCAATAGCCAGCGGAGGCTCAAGTTCTGTTGCAAGCTAA
- the LOC101769585 gene encoding wall-associated receptor kinase 5 isoform X2 — translation MGNPYVTGDKGCTNINECDLRKSNPEKYEKLYPCYSGSTCHDTQGSYKCKCKFGLKGDGKSEKGCQPIFPVWAIPILGIIVVAVVATFAIFEVKRRKHRRFFDRNGGDILKSMGINIFTEGQLKKITNGYKKSIGEGAFGKVYIGVTDDSQQVAVKCSTAKGEVLPQEEFVNEITFQFRISHTNLVRLVGCCLETDVPMLVFEFVPRGSLHSVLHGAGKTLPLSMPVRLDIAIGSAEALAYMHSHGGHNHVHGDIKSGNILLDDNLTPKVSDFGSAKLVSVASRYSKWCVSGDMSYIDPIYIKSGRFTEKSDVYSFGVVLLELVTRKPAKYGDNSLYIDFIRSFKEEGNGRKMYDEDILSGEDARSYHHMECLDRISRLAVQCLKEDVDERPTMAEVVEELKEVKAIASGGSSSVAS, via the exons ATGGGCAATCCCTACGTCACCGGTGACAAAGGATGCACAA ATATTAACGAGTGTGATCTTCGGAAATCAAATCCTGAGAAGTATGAAAAATTATATCCTTGTTATAGTGGTAGCACATGCCATGATACACAGGGTAGTTACAAGTGCAAATGCAAATTTGGTCTAAAAGGAGATGGTAAAAGTGAGAAAGGATGCCAGCCCATATTTCCAGTATGGGCAATACCAATATTAG GAATAATTGTTGTCGCCGTCGTAGCAACTTTCGCAATTTTTGAGGTAAAGAGGCGAAAGCACAGGAGGTTTTTCGACAGAAACGGCGGTGACATACTCAAGAGCATGGGCATTAACATCTTCACGGAGGGTCAGCTGAAGAAAATCACAAACGGCTACAAAAAATCTATCGGAGAAGGTGCCTTTGGCAAGGTCTACATAGGGGTAACTGATGACTCCCAACAGGTTGCGGTTAAGTGCTCTACTGCGAAAGGCGAGGTTCTTCCGCAGGAGGAGTTCGTTAACGAGATCACCTTCCAGTTCCGCATCAGCCATACTaaccttgtccgcctcgtcggGTGCTGCCTCGAGACAGATGTTCCCATGCTTGTCTTCGAGTTTGTCCCCAGAGGCAGCCTACACAGCGTCCTCCATGGCGCCGGCAAGACACTCCCTCTGTCCATGCCAGTGCGCCTGGACATTGCCATTGGCTCAGCGGAAGCTCTTGCCTACATGCACTCACACGGTGGCCACAACCACGTCCATGGCGATATCAAGTCCGgcaacatcctcctcgacgaTAATCTCACACCCAAGGTCTCTGATTTCGGGTCGGCGAAGCTCGTGTCCGTCGCAAGCAGGTACTCCAAGTGGTGTGTGTCCGGGGACATGAGCTACATAGACCCAATATACATAAAGTCTGGCCGCTTCACGGAgaagagcgacgtgtacagctttgGTGTGGTGCTCTTGGAGCTCGTCACGAGGAAGCCGGCCAAGTACGGGGACAATAGCCTCTACATAGACTTCATCAGGTCCTTCAAGGAGGAGGGAAATGGAAGGAAGATGTATGACGAAGATATCTTGTCTGGTGAGGATGCCCGATCATATCATCACATGGAATGCCTGGACAGGATCAGTAGGCTCGCGGTCCAATGTCTCAAGGAAGACGTGGATGAGAGACCGACCATGGctgaggtggtggaggagcttAAGGAAGTGAAGGCAATAGCCAGCGGAGGCTCAAGTTCTGTTGCAAGCTAA
- the LOC111258342 gene encoding wall-associated receptor kinase 2-like, with protein sequence MAPLRVLLWHLLVPALVTSHLVAAASNSSMPGPDCPSKCGNIDIPYPFGIGDGCGRPGFSPYNLTCNNSFSPPRLYMSSAEVISISPETGEIRVVTYPSYMCYNLNSPSIFTSYAGPWILANPFMISARSNEFTAIGCSTVALLQSRSYYTGCVTYCESIKGAATDGAQCTGLGCCQMPISGNLSTIQVYWNNNSNGTYDNPAWTYSPCSFAFVAEKGWYGPILPVLCISKVWLYHVSRN encoded by the coding sequence ATGGCGCCTCTTCGAGTTCTACTGTGGCATCTCCTTGTTCCTGCCCTAGTAACTTCCCATCTGGTTGCGGCTGCATCCAACTCCTCGATGCCGGGACCGGACTGCCCTAGTAAGTGCGGCAACATAGATATTCCCTATCCTTTTGGCATCGGCGATGGCTGTGGCCGGCCGGGCTTTAGTCCGTACAACCTCACTTGCAACAATAGCTTTAGTCCTCCGAGACTATACATGAGTAGCGCCGAGGTCATCAGCATCTCGCCGGAGACCGGCGAGATACGCGTCGTCACCTATCCTTCGTACATGTGCTACAACCTGAACTCGCCAAGCATCTTCACTTCCTACGCGGGGCCGTGGATACTTGCCAATCCGTTCATGATCTCGGCGAGGAGCAACGAGTTCACGGCCATCGGGTGCAGCACGGTGGCGCTCCTGCAGAGCAGGAGCTACTACACCGGCTGCGTCACCTACTGCGAGAGCATAAAGGGCGCGGCTACCGACGGCGCCCAGTGCACGGGGCTCGGCTGCTGCCAGATGCCGATCTCGGGCAACCTCAGCACGATACAGGTATACTGGAACAACAACAGCAACGGCACCTACGACAATCCTGCGTGGACGTACAGCCCCTGCAGCTTCGCCTTTGTGGCTGAGAAAGGCTGGTACGGTCCTATACTCCCTGTCCTATGCATATCCAAGGTCTGGCTATATCATGTTTCTCGAAACTAA